One Channa argus isolate prfri chromosome 15, Channa argus male v1.0, whole genome shotgun sequence DNA segment encodes these proteins:
- the LOC137099601 gene encoding uncharacterized protein → MSSKCDHKDDAKVLVEKIHKWLQLQKEAADKLNKLASEVDNNNKNVNISKVVGTSVGTAGALSLIGAGIATLLTGGLAAPLLIPAIGATAAGFATNVASDIAGFILSSGTTKEAKEISDNAEKLEKEIKDLIQSLEKEEEKEQPTGSSTVVPHEDYVLDRILKAIAKSSELDLDHVTSLYQASVKLLSFEIKFLSKLIVKKAVKYIVTAPKTCGKIGGNVVGLGFSIYDLVESSMNVNNPETEVSKNLRENAAAICSRAEELKNELREIDKLFKMLAEVKRWIQNTKRSSDDKKTLIEYVIENCKDKDVVEWLKKNSQCEALAQIIEQSRLI, encoded by the exons ATGTCCTCAAAGTGTGACCACAAGGATGATGCCAAAGTGCTTGTAGAGAAGATCCACAAATGGCTTCAGTTACAAAAGGAAGCTGCAGACAAGTTGAACAAACTGGCCTCTGAAGTggataacaacaacaaaaatgttaatatcagTAAAGTTGTTGGGACCTCTGTGGGTACAGCAGGAGCATTGTCATTGATAGGGGCAGGTATAGCAACCCTTCTTACAGGAGGGTTGGCGGCTCCTTTGCTAATTCCAGCAATAGGAGCAACAGCGGCTGGTTTTGCCACCAATGTTGCTTCTGATATTGCAGGTTTTATATTGTCAAGTGGAACCACGAAAGAGGCAAAAGAAATTTCAGACAACGCTGAAAAGCTtgaaaaggaaatcaaagacCTCATACAATCACTggaaaaggaagaggagaaagaacaaCCGACTGGATCCAGCACAGTTGTTCCCCATGAAGATTATGTTTTGGATCGAATCCTCAAAGCAATTGCCAAATCCAGTGAACTGGATTTAGATCACGTCACCAGTTTGTACCAAGCATCTGTCAAACTTTTAAGTTTTGAGATAAAATTCCTTTCAAAACTCATTGTAAAGAAGGCAGTTAAATACATAGTAACAGCACCAAAGACGTGTGGAAAA ATTGGAGGAAATGTAGTTGGTCTTGGGTTTTCCATTTATGATCTTGTTGAAAGCTCTATGAATGTGAACAACCCTGAGACAGAAGTTAGTAAGAATCTGAGAGAAAATGCTGCAGCCATATGCAGCCGTGCTGAGGAGCTGAAAAATGAGCTTCGTGAAATTGA CAAACTGTTTAAGATGTTGGCCGAAGTGAAACGCTGGATTCAAAACACCAAGAGGAGCTCGGATGACAAGAAAACCTTAATAGAGTATGTGATAGAAAACTGCAAGGATAAAGATGTTGTGGAGTGGCTGAAAAAGAATTCACAATGTGAAGCTTTAGCCCAAATCATTGAGCAGTCTCGACTGATTTAA